The DNA region CCTTTTTTATGTTTCATATACACGAAATAGTGATTCGATGCGGCTCCAAAATCAGTCGATTTTCGGTCTATACACTGAAATCGCGAACCGGAGAGGGGGCGTATAAGGATATTCGTGTTCATCAATACTCAGGTATATTGGCTGCCACCTGGTACCCCTGGCGCGATTCGAACGCGCGACACGCGGTTTAGGAAACCGCTGCTCTATCCTCTGAGCTACAGGGGCGTATTGGAATTATAGCAATAAACAGGACTCCTGTGAATGGGTGTTGCTGGCTTGATCGAAATACCAAAGAGGTCGGCTGTGCCGACCTCTTTGGTTAACCTGCCCAGTTAGATCATTTGTGACAGATTGAGCAATTCTGATATTCTGGCAGACTCTTATGGGTTTTTAGGAGACTGCCGGTTGGATACGGTGGAACCGTCGGAGTCGGCGTCGGAGTAGGAGTCGGAGTAGGAGTAGGAGTCGGAGTAGGAGTAGGAGTCGGAGTAGGAGTCGGAGTGGGAGTAGGAGTAGGAGTCGGCGTCGGCGTCGGAGTAGGCGTCGGTGTTGGCGTCGGAGTGGGAGTAGGCGTCGGCGTCGGAGTAGGCGTCGGTGTTGGCGTCGGAGTGGGAGTAGGAGTAGAAGTCGGCGTCGGAGTAGGCGTCGGAGTAGGCGTCGGTGTTGGCGTCGGCTCGGTGCCAGGGTTGGCTACGATTAGTTCAGGACTGGGAACCAAAGCTGTGTTTGGGCCTCCAATAACATAAACCTGGGATGTCCCACCGAGGTTGCTGCCGGCTAAGACAACTAATGTCGATGATACCCCCACCCAAATGATTGCTATCATCATTGTTATAGCAATTAAACGGTTCTTGTTCAAAGTTATTATCCTCCTTGTTTGTTATTTGAGACCTGCGCGTTTTTGTCTCACCAACCAGTTTAACATCGCAACATGAACCCTGAATGAACTGGGGATTAATTTTTGTTCATAATCCCTAGATTTGGGATTTTAGGTTTACGGGGGTTTTATCCCGGTTCGTAAATCCTGGTGTATAATCAAATAATAATGGTTTCGGAGCTATGCGAATGCGAATTCTAGTGATCGAGGATGAAAAAAAGCTCTGCCAGATAATGAAACGAGGACTCGTCGAAGAAGGGTACGCCGTTGATACTGCTTTTGACGGCGAGGATGGCAGGTTTATGGCTGAGTTTACCCCTTATGACCTCATCATTCTTGATGTCATGCTGCCGAAAGAAAATGGGATTGAAGTCGTCCAAAAATTACGCCTCAAAGGCGTTAAGACTCCGGTGTTGATGCTGACAGCTAAAGACACTGTTGAGGACAGGGTCAAAGGGTTGGATGCCGGGGCTGACGATTACCTTGTCAAACCGTTTGCATTCAGTGAATTGATGGCTCGGATCAGGGCTCTTCTAAGGCGTGACAGTTCATCCAAATCTTCCCGGCTGGTTGTGGGTGATCTGATTCTCGATACCCAAACCCGTGAGGTGTCCAGAGGGAATAGAGAAATAGAACTGACCAACAAAGAGTACGCCATCCTTGAATACCTCATGCGGCATTCAAATATGGTAATTACGCGGACCATGCTTGAGGAAAATGCTTGGGATTATCAGAGTGAAACAATGTCTAATCTTATTGACGTATATATAAAGAAATTACGGCATAAAATTGATGCTGACAGTGAGGTAAGCCTCATCCAGACCGTGAGAGGTGCGGGTTACCGGTTGAGAGCGGCATGAATATCTTCAGAAGCATCAAGTCTCTCCTCACAGTGTGGTATCTTTCTGTTTTAGCGGCTTTGCTATTATTCTTTGCTACATTGGGGTACTTTTTGCTTTCGAACGATCTGAACCGGTCGTTGGATAGTTCCCTTAAGCATGAGGCGACTCATTTAGGGAACCTTGTTACATTGGCGAACGGCGTGATTAGCCCTCCGGATGAAAACCTATTTGATTTTGCCGCCTGGTCCCTTGACATTGCCCTTTTATTCGATAAAAACGGTAACCTGGTACGCGGTTGGGGGCAGACCGTGAAGTTTTCAGATATTGAAGACCCATATAACCATGCGTCGTCCGGCTCAGGGGTGTTTGCTACAGTTTCACAACCTGACGGTGATAGGCTGCGCTTGTATGCCGTCCCATTGAGAGAAGGGCCGGTGATAATTGGTGTTATCTTTGTGGGGCGCTCAACACAGGAGGTTTCCCAGGTTCTAAGCACACTTACAACCATTCAAACTATTGGCGGTTTTGCAGCGCTAGTGTTGGCTGGAGTCGGTGGGTTGTTCTTAGCCAACCGGGCTCTTAAACCTATCGATGACATAACTTATGCTGCGCAGGAAATTAGTGAGACTGACCTTAGCAGGCGATTAGATATTCATGTTGACGATGAATTGGGAGGATTAGCTAGAACTCTCAACCAGATGATAGCTAGATTGGAACGGGCTTTTATTCGTCAGCGGCAGTTTACTGGGGATGCTTCTCATGAACTGCGTACCCCGCTTTCCATAATTCAGGCTGAATCTTCACTTGCATTGAATAAGCCACGCACCGTTGATGACTATCGAAAATCTCTGGAATTAGTTAAAAGAGAATCGGTGCATATGTCCATTCTGATAGACAGGCTGCTCTTCCTCGCTCGGAGTGACGCGGGTCAGCAAAAGTTTGATTGTGAATTGATAGATTTAACCGGTTTAGTTGTTGGTATCGTCTCCGAAATTGAGCCTGTTTGTGCAGAAAAAGGTTTAACTTGTTCGATGAAACACGCAGAGAACACTTCGGTTCTGGGAGAGGTTTTAAGCCTGCGCCAACTCTTCTTCAACTTACTTGATAACGCTATCAGATACACTCCGGCAGGCGGCAGAGTTTCGGTTTCAGTCAAACAGGAGGATCGATTCGGAATAGTTACTATTAATGATACCGGCGTTGGGATACCACCTGAACATCTTGCTCACATATTTGAAAGGTTTTATCGTGTAGACCAATCTCGTTCAAAATCAGACGGTGGTTCAGGGTTGGGGCTGTCGATATCCGAAGAGATAACCGGGTTCTTTGGTGGAAAGATTGAAGTAAAGAGTCAGATTGGTATTGGGAGCACCTTTACTGTCTATCTCCCGCTGACTGAGTAATACTCGTTTAAATCATGAATGGTTGGCTCATACAATTCCAACAACTCAATGTGGTTAGTGGTTTGATTCTTCCGGCTCTAGCTTGCAGGTAGGCGCGGGCAGGCGCCACAGGTAGAACACCCCTATTAGCCCGGCCATCAATGATGTCAGGACGATGGCCAGCTTGGCGGAGTCGATCAACTTGAAATCGGTGAAGGCCAGGCCGGTGATGAAGATGGACATAGTAAAGCCAACCCCGCCCAGCAACCCCGCCCCGATTATGTGATTCCACTGGCATGAGGCCGGTTTGCTGATCCATCCTAACTTGCTGATCAACCAGGTGAGACCGATGATGCCTAACGGTTTGCCGATGAGGAGACCGGCGATGATGCCCATGGTTACCGGCTGGATCATATCGATGTCGCCACCGAGAGATACCCCGGCGTTAGCCAGTGCGAAGACGGGCATGATGAAGAAGGCGCTGATCGGGTGCAACGTGTGCTCAAGCCGCAGCAGGGGGTTTTGGACGTGTTCGTAGGCCTCGCCAATCTTTTCCACTGCGTCTTGCTGGTCGGATGTCAGCAGGACATTTTTACGTTTGGCTTCGGCGCCGTTGAAGGTGTCTAATTCCAGCTTGCAGGTATCCACAAATTCTTTGCTGGAGATTCTTTGCCGTACCGGTATCGTCAGTGCCAGTACCACTCCGGCGATAGTAGCATGGATGCCGGACTGGAATACGAAATACCACAAGAACAAACCGAGCAGCAAATAGGGGGATATTTTTTTTACACCGCCGGCGTTCAACATTATCAAGCCGGCGACCACGATGGCCGCCAAGCCCAATGACGCCCAGTCAAGATTGCTCGAATAGGCTACGGCTATGATCAGGATCGCGCCGAGGTCGTCGATGACAGCCAAAGACACCAGAAAAACCTTAAGCGCCAGAGGTACCCGTTTGCCGAGAAGCATCAGGAAACCTAGTG from Dehalogenimonas sp. THU2 includes:
- the nhaA gene encoding Na+/H+ antiporter NhaA: MRLQLGNFRIISAIERFLHQESTGGLLLFGAAVAAMIIANSPWATQYFDFLHIEAGINVGDFHLELSLAHWINDGLMALFFLLIGLEIKRELMVGELSSPAKAAFPAIAALGGMITPALIYVFLNQSEGGNVNGFGIPMATDIAFALGFLMLLGKRVPLALKVFLVSLAVIDDLGAILIIAVAYSSNLDWASLGLAAIVVAGLIMLNAGGVKKISPYLLLGLFLWYFVFQSGIHATIAGVVLALTIPVRQRISSKEFVDTCKLELDTFNGAEAKRKNVLLTSDQQDAVEKIGEAYEHVQNPLLRLEHTLHPISAFFIMPVFALANAGVSLGGDIDMIQPVTMGIIAGLLIGKPLGIIGLTWLISKLGWISKPASCQWNHIIGAGLLGGVGFTMSIFITGLAFTDFKLIDSAKLAIVLTSLMAGLIGVFYLWRLPAPTCKLEPEESNH
- a CDS encoding response regulator transcription factor, producing MRILVIEDEKKLCQIMKRGLVEEGYAVDTAFDGEDGRFMAEFTPYDLIILDVMLPKENGIEVVQKLRLKGVKTPVLMLTAKDTVEDRVKGLDAGADDYLVKPFAFSELMARIRALLRRDSSSKSSRLVVGDLILDTQTREVSRGNREIELTNKEYAILEYLMRHSNMVITRTMLEENAWDYQSETMSNLIDVYIKKLRHKIDADSEVSLIQTVRGAGYRLRAA
- a CDS encoding HAMP domain-containing sensor histidine kinase, with the protein product MNIFRSIKSLLTVWYLSVLAALLLFFATLGYFLLSNDLNRSLDSSLKHEATHLGNLVTLANGVISPPDENLFDFAAWSLDIALLFDKNGNLVRGWGQTVKFSDIEDPYNHASSGSGVFATVSQPDGDRLRLYAVPLREGPVIIGVIFVGRSTQEVSQVLSTLTTIQTIGGFAALVLAGVGGLFLANRALKPIDDITYAAQEISETDLSRRLDIHVDDELGGLARTLNQMIARLERAFIRQRQFTGDASHELRTPLSIIQAESSLALNKPRTVDDYRKSLELVKRESVHMSILIDRLLFLARSDAGQQKFDCELIDLTGLVVGIVSEIEPVCAEKGLTCSMKHAENTSVLGEVLSLRQLFFNLLDNAIRYTPAGGRVSVSVKQEDRFGIVTINDTGVGIPPEHLAHIFERFYRVDQSRSKSDGGSGLGLSISEEITGFFGGKIEVKSQIGIGSTFTVYLPLTE